Below is a window of Leishmania panamensis strain MHOM/PA/94/PSC-1 chromosome 30 sequence DNA.
NNNNNNNNNNNNNNNNNNNNNNNNNNNNNNNNNNNNNNNNNNNNNNNNNNNNNNNNNNNNNNNNNNNNNNNNNNNNNNNNNNNNNNNNNNNNNNNNNNNNNNNNNNNNNNNNNNNNNNNNNNNNNNNNNNNNNNNNNNNNNNNNNNNNNNNNNNNNNNNNNNNNNNNNNNNNNNNNNNNNNNNNNNNNNNNNNNNNNNNNNNNNNNNNNNNNNNNNNNNNNNNNNNNNNNNNNNNNNNNNNNNNNNNNNNNNNNNNNNNNNNNNNNNNNNNNNNNNNNNNNNNNNNNNNNNNNNNNNNNNNNNNNNNNNNNNNNNNNNNNNNNNNNNNNNNNNNNNNNNNNNNNNNNNNNNNNNNNNNNNNNNNNNNNNNNNNNNNNNNNNNNNNNNNNNNNNNNNNNNNNNNNNNNNNNNNNNNNNNNNNNNNNNNNNNNNNNNNNNNNNNNNNNNNNNNNNNNNNNNNNNNNNNNNNNNNNNNNNNNNNNNNNNNNNNNNNNNNNNNNNNNNNNNNNNNNNNNNNNNNNNNNNNNNNNNNNNNNNNNNNNNNNNNNNNNNNNNNNNNNNNNNNNNNNNNNNNNNNNNNNNNNNNNNNNNNNNNNNNNNNNNNNNNNNNNNNNNNNNNNNNNNNNNNNNNNNNNNNNNNNNNNNNNNNNNNNNNNNNNNNNNNNNNNNNNNNNNNNNNNNNNNNNNNNNNNNNNNNNNNNNNNNNNNNNNNNNNNNNNNNNNNNNNNNNNNNNNNNNNNNNNNNNNNNNNNNNNNNNNNNNNNNNNNNNNNNNNNNNNNNNNNNNNNNNNNNNNNNNNNNNNNNNNNNNNNNNNNNNNNNNNNNNNNNNNNNNNNNNNNNNNNNNNNNNNNNNNNNNNNNNNNNNNNNNNNNNNNNNNNNNNNNNNNNNNNNNNNNNNNNNNNNNNNNNNNNNNNNNNNNNNNNNNNNNNNNNNNNNNNNNNNNNNNNNNNNNNNNNNNNNNNNNNNNNNNNNNNNNNNNNNNNNNNNNNNNNNNNNNNNNNNNNNNNNNNNNNNNNNNNNNNNNNNNNNNNNNNNNNNNNNNNNNNNNNNNNNNNNNNNNNNNNNNNNNNNNNNNNNNNNNNNNNNNNNNNNNNNNNNNNNNNNNNNNNNNNNNNNNNNNNNNNNNNNNNNNNNNNNNNNNNNNNNNNNNNNNNNNNNNNNNNNNNNNNNNNNNNNNNNNNNNNNNNNNNNNNNNNNNNNNNNNNNNNNNNNNNNNNNNNNNNNNNNNNNNNNNNNNNNNNNNNNNNNNNNNNNNNNNNNNNNNNNNNNNNNNNNNNNNNNNNNNNNNNNNNNNNNNNNNNNNNNNNNNNNNNNNNNNNNNNNNNNNNNNNNNNNNNNNNNNNNNNNNNNNNNNNNNNNNNNNNNNNNNNNNNNNNNNNNNNNNNNNNNNNNNNNNNNNNNNNNNNNNNNNNNNNNNNNNNNNNNNNNNNNNNNNNNNNNNNNNNNNNNNNNNNNNNNNNNNNNNNNNNNNNNNNNNNNNNNNNNNNNNNNNNNNNNNNNNNNNNNNNNNNNNNNNNNNNNNNNNNNNNNNNNNNNNNNNNNNNNNNNNNNNNNNNNNNNNNNNNNNNNNNNNNNNNNNNNNNNNNNNNNNNNNNNNNNNNNNNNNNNNNNNNNNNNNNNNNNNNNNNNNNNNNNNNNNNNNNNNNNNNNNNNNNNNNNNNNNNNNNNNNNNNNNNNNNNNNNNNNNNNNNNNNNNNNNNNNNNNNNNNNNNNNNNNNNNNNNNNNNNNNNNNNNNNNNNNNNNNNNNNNNNNNNNNNNNNNNNNNNNNNNNNNNNNNNNNNNNNNNNNNNNNNNNNNNNNNNNNNNNNNNNNNNNNNNNNNNNNNNNNNNNNNNNNNNNNNNNNNNNNNNNNNNNNNNNNNNNNNNNNNNNNNNNNNNNNNNNNNNNNNNNNNNNNNNNNNNNNNNNNNNNNNNNNNNNNNNNNNNNNNNNNNNNNNNNNNNNNNNNNNNNNNNNNNNNNNNNNNNNNNNNNNNNNNNNNNNNNNNNNNNNNNNNNNNNNNNNNNNNNNNNNNNNNNNNNNNNNNNNNNNNNNNNNNNNNNNNNNNNNNNNNNNNNNNNNNNNNNNNNNNNNNNNNNNNNNNNNNNNNNNNNNNNNNNNNNNNNNNNNNNNNNNNNNNNNNNNNNNNNNNNNNNNNNNNNNNNNNNNNNNNNNNNNNNNNNNNNNNNNNNNNNNNNNNNNNNNNNNNNNNNNNNNNNNNNNNNNNNNNNNNNNNNNNNNNNNNNNNNNNNNNNNNNNNNNNNNNNNNNNNNNNNNNNNNNNNNNNNNNNNNNNNNNNNNNNNNNNNNNNNNNNNNNNNNNNNNNNNNNNNNNNNNNNNNNNNNNNNNNNNNNNNNNNNNNNNNNNNNNNNNNNNNNNNNNNNNNNNNNNNNNNNNNNNNNNNNNNNNNNNNNNNNNNNNNNNNNNNNNNNNNNNNNNNNNNNNNNNNNNNNNNNNNNNNNNNNNNNNNNNNNNNNNNNNNNNNNNNNNNNNNNNNNNNNNNNNNNNNNNNNNNNNNNNNNNNNNNNNNNNNNNNNNNNNNNNNNNNNNNNNNNNNNNTGGCTACTTTTGCCGCCCCTGCTCTacgcagcaggtgctgctggagatgACTCTGATGAACGAATTCCCAGGCGCCACGTGCTACGAGGTTACTTCTCATCCCGCGGGCAGGCGGATGGTGTAGCAGTGCGTCTCTGCAGCTCCCagcggcgagggcgaggggtCGCTCGGAGCGGTAGTGAGTCGCcttggggtgggggtggctCACTGCCGCGCGGGCGCGCCTTGGACGCCCTTTCAATGGGCAAGGCGCAATGCGAAGATGGGcggggggggcagcggtgagtgggggtggtggcgagggggcaaaggcagtggaggaccggcggcgcagcgctctcctcgccgttgctcctccgccccccaccctctctcttgccccccTTGCTGCTCGTGCCGGCGAGTGTATGGCGTGGTGCCCGCActtgttcttctctccgctCCCCTGTGCCCCATTCGTGCTCCCCACCgatttttgtgtgtgcgtgcgctcttcctcgggctgccccccctcccctgcgtcTTCCACCCGCCTCGCCGTCCCCTCGCCCTGACGCGCTTACCACGTTGGAGGAGGGTCCCTTCCGTTTGCTTGCCTTATTGTTTTTGTTTTACCATCTTCCGCCgttgcccctctctttccgtgACACCCACCCGCCGTCTGCACCAACGTGCTTATCTCCCCGTGACTGCCGAGTGCGCGTGTGGGCCCgtccctcttttccactGAGACGGCAGGCGCTGTCTTTTCTTATTGGGGcccacctctctccgtgcGCCTCTATTTGCGCACCACGGGAGGCGCACCCCCTTTCTtgtcctctttttccttgtgTGCTTTAcggctccgctgctgccggccacctcagcgcgGTGTCAGAGCTCAGCACCCGCCCTGTGGGGAGACCGCGAGCCTGCAGTCCCCCCTCGGGCACGGCTGCGGGCTCGTGGTGTGCGGAGGTGACTTGTGGTTGTGATGACGTTTGCCCCGGCGCACCCCGAATCGTGTGGACGGCTCAGCACGCATGCGCACccgcgcaccgcctctctgcttgtgctgcgctgcggtgaggtCGAGCGTAAGCCTGTgcctcgcctgcgctgcgtgcagtGGGATTAGAATGGGCTGGACGGCGCCCAAGGGTGCTGACCGGCCCGGCTCCTTGACGGGTCTTCGATGCCGGTGTGCATTCTGCAAGGGGCGCACATCTCTCACCCCACAGGCCTGTAGGGCATTTTGGCCTCCCCTGTTTTCAGCATTCGGGTGCGGCACGCGAAGGGaagcgtggcggtggcgtcccCATGCTCATACAGCAGGACATGCGTGCAGGTGCAGGGCCTTCGTGCTCTCGAGGACGGGGCTGAGGCCGTGACGGCCTGGCTTTGCCGCGGCGACCCTACTGGACGGACACACCTCCCGTCCGGCTACGTGCGGGAGAGCGACCTGGTGGCTCGGGAGGCTCTCGATCCGATACTAAGCGGCGTCGCACGCAGTCCTCACGTTGCTGGAATGGACGCCGACTCGCGCCACCTGACCGGGCTGGGGCCATTCGGCGCGGTGAGGTCAGTGGGCAACGACTTGGCGTGTGCGAGCGAGAAAAGACGCCCGGGCATGGCACAGCGCAGACGGGCCCGTGGAGACGTCACCGCACGTCACCCTGGCGCTCGACTGCTTCATCGGCGACTGGGGTCCCGTCACCACGGCGCCGCCAGTGATGACTGGCGcccagctgcgctgcggcctGATTGCCAAGTCGACCCGCAGAGCCCGCGCCGACCACCGCGACAACCCGAAAGCGCATCAAAGGGGAGGCGGATCGCCCATGCAGTGACACCCGCCACAGCACATACACAGCTGCCAGGTATCCCTCATGGATTGGGTGAGATTCCTGGCCAATAGCAACGGTCGCCAGGAAGGCTGTCCCGTGTGGTAGAGCCGCTTATAGGCCTCCCTGTACGCCAACGCTGGCGCCACTAGCCcgtcgcgtgcgcctctcgttTGGGCTTGCCTATGGTCACTGTGGATTGGAACACGACGACGGGGCTGACAGGCTTGCCGAGGCGGCAGTGCCAGAGGGCCCGGCACCGACTGCCCACATCCCAGACCTGGTCGCCTGTCTCAGACGCCAGGCCGACGtcccccgccaccacgaTGCACGGTGCGACGCGCGGCGACAGGCGCTACGTGGCGACCGGAGATGACGCTCGCCCAGCtgcgcaccggcagctgTCCGCACTTTGGACTCCCGCCGCGGCGGGTGAcgaagaggcgaggaggggcGCGCCGGGTCGGTTGGACGCATGGCCCGAGGCGACGGCAGGAGGGCTCGTGCTAGACGACCAGGATTTAGCCGTGGCGCCGCggaggtgtgggtgcgctGTGCGGCTGTATGCGTATCCGTGTGGGCTCGTGCCGTTAGAGGAAAGCGCGTTCTTAAGGTTTgatttgttttttttttgtgcagTTGGTTTGTTATTGCTCTGGAGGCTACTGTATGTGGTAGGGTTTTTCTGTGAGGCTGTCTGCGCTTCTGCACGGTGATTGAGTTACTGTCTCTACGGCAAAGTTCTAGTGGTGTTTTTTcacgtgtgtttgtgtagAGGGTACGAGTGACAGCTACTTACAGGTTAACTGCATCTACCGGCACATTGAGAGCTGGAGAGGTGTACTTTTCAGAGGCTGATTTAAAGTGTTTTGTTTGTGCTTCTTTTTCGCGTTATTCTTCTTGTTTCGCGTTGATGAAtgcgccctctctctgttctccctTCTATTTCCTCATTCGGTCTTTGCGCCCTTTTATTCTTTGTCTCCCTCCAATGAAAGCCCTCTTTGCTTTGCGTCCATGACTCTGCGCGTCTGATTTCCGGTTCGTTGTCTGTTTTGTTTTGGTTTTAAGGCTAAGGGGCTTGTTTTGAGCTGGTGAGTCAGTTGAATGCCAGCACCTCTAAGTATGTGTAAGCTCATCTGCGGGCATGTGCAGGAATGCATGGCTATGCGTATGTATGTAGGTGTggatgtatgtatgtatgtaaTGTTCTTTATTCGTTTACTAATGGGCATTTAATCCTTTTTTCACGTCTTTTCAAGCACGTTTCTCGTGTTCCGTGTTGGGGCTCCTCTACACCGATTTATTGTGTTTCTGTTTGGCCTTTCCtatggagggagagagcgtaGAAAACACAGCAGAATGTGGATACAGGGGATGCACTGAGGATTTCATGAGAGATAGAAAAGTGGAAAGAGTAAAATATGCAGTCAATGAATCGTTGgtgcagagaggcagtgaGTAGGGCGGTCGTGTTGGGGGACGTGCGTATGCTTGTATAAAAGGACGCGCTATAGCGCGTAGACTCAGACACAGCAAGCCCCTGCATGTTCTCGTCTTGTTCTTTGTCGTCTTCACTTCTCAGCTGTTTCTCAGATCGTTGTGTACGTCAGGCGCTGAGGGGTAGtagacagggagagggggtaaGTGAGGGTTGCACGGGCTGATGAAGGTACTCCGAAGGCTCCTCTGTACTTCTACTGTCGCCGTCTGACTGCCCCTTAATACGCGAGAGCACTCGTCTTTTTTTAAATTGTGTATTCCCCGCGTACGCATTAccatttctctttcctctgtgcGCCTCCCGAAGCAGTGCTGACGTGATGGATACAACACATCGGCAAATAACGCCTCCTCCGACCACGACAGTTTAAAAAATGTTTCGTATGAGTATTTTCTATTTTTTCCACTTTTGAGAGCAAGTCAACGTCAGCTGCCCACATCCCAGACCTGGTCGCCTGTCTCAGAGGTCAGGCCGACGTCCCCCGCCACCGCGATGCACGGCGCGACGCGCGGCGACAGGCGCTACGTGACGGCAGTCGTCCGGCACCGAAGGACACATTTCGTGCGACTCTACTGTTTCCATGTGTTTTCAATGCAACACGGAGTGAAGGTGTGCAGCGTGTTTCCCTGACACTCCGTCAGTGCGCTCTGTCGCCTCGTTTTCTGtggcctttttttttatatCCTCGTCTCAAAGAGTAGCCTTTCTCGCCTGTCCAACAAtgctttcttcccctttgtgtgtgtgtgtgtgccctgGTTTGCTTGTGGTGCATCGCTGTCGACTGCGTTATGGACACGACTGGTGGTTACTACCAATGGCGCGGCTTGCTGGTTGTGAGTATACAGATGCTCGCCTGGAAGTCTTCAATCAAACCTTTCCTTTCAACTCGCTCTCGTTACCTTTTGCTGCTGggctgcttcagctccatCGTTCTCGTTTCTCCTACTACTACTACACAACAATCGCTGTTAGGGTGCGCTATCAGGAGTTTCGTATTCATACAGGCACACAAAAATACGCACAAACGCAGCGCGAGTGAACTCTATGCCGGCGTTGGTGAAGCGGTGGAGGAAGTGacccgagggatgcacgCAGGAAGGGTGGATGGAGGAGTAGGGGAGAGGGCAAAATCGATAGCATAAACACCGAAAGACCGGGCAGGACGAATGTGTTTGCCGTTGTATTCACCTGctaattttttttttcgccgcAATCGATCGGCAAAAGAAGAGAACTCCCCACTTGCCCcacgtcttcctcccttGTTTTATTATTACGCTCTCCTCATGCGGCGTCTTGTCTGCATCCCATCATACTACTGCCTGGACACTTCATGGAGAGCATTCCTACGTTCCTTTCATGCAGGCGCTTACAGCGGAGCATGTCGCCTACCGCACGCAGTACGACATTACGGCAGCGCTCAGGATTCGAATAGTGCGCATCACGGTGATCATGGTTCCCTTCATCTATCGCCTGCTAGCAGTGAACAGCGGCTCAGCAGTTCCGAAAGgcgaccgctgctgctgcctcccccccaacACCGTGCCGCATTGGTGGGATACCCTTTATGTATCTTCTCCAGCGCTTCATTGTAAAGAAGACGGATAAGTTGTTTCATACGAGGAGGTCTGCATTGGGGCTCCTCTGCAATGTAGTCGCCGCAGACTTCACGACTCCCCTCCATGGCAACGTGGCCAAAGAGGCAAAGATGCGCGAGCGGCAGATATTAACAGCCTTACGGAAGGCCTCAAAACCTAAGCTGTATTCCTCTCTGCCGAGTGCAGCTTTGATGCTTGGAAGGCGGCATAAATGaaggccgccgctgctgtgcgatctgcacacacaggcgaCAGACTCGGAGAACCGCGCAGACGGATTGGGGAGCACAACAGGCGTACCCGCCGAAAGGCTACTGTCCTCGTCCGAAGGCATCGGGTTGGAGGACAAAGATGAGGTCGACATGACTTTTGATGGCAACTTCGAGGATGGTGGCACTACGTCCAGTGGGCGGagggcgggtgtgtgtggcgtcGCTGTTAGAAGAGCACCTCCGGGCTGATGTGCATCAACGCGATACTTCGGAGGtgctccctttttttttcggatTCCTGGAAATGTGCCAAGTTCAGTTTTCCGGTGCAGCTTTGGCCTCTCGCTCCTGGTGCCTCGCGAGGGGTACAACGCTGAAAACGCTAATCGATGGGTGCCTCTTGACTTCCTAAGAGACGAAACTCGCGTGCGAGCGGCGCGCACTAGCATGATAGTCCCTGGGATGGATACCCAAGGTGGTCGCGAGGTCCGGTCCCCCATCCAGTTTTCGCTTCGGGCCCCTTTGTCATGGCGCCATCCAAAGGGTAAGAAGCAGGACCACCATCGGCGTCATGTGGTATTGCGGGGATCAAGGTAGACGTGCACCTCTGTTCTCGCGGTGGGCCTGGTGGGTGCACTCTCTGGGCTGCTTACGATAGCGAAACCGGCCACAGTGATGGCGTAGATTACCGCACTGGAGTTCGGGTGATGAATGTTGCGCTGGTAAACTTTGAGGGACTTGAGTGGCCCGTTGAGGTGTTTTTGTCCTCCAAAGAGCGGTGGGTGTGGAAGTACTCGTTAGGCGGTTGGTGATCGGCCGATAgcgtgggggggagggagggagggaggaggggcgtaAATGTTTGTGCCGCTTACGCAGGACTTCGCGTACTCAAACAGGGTGACCAGTAGGACAGTGAAGGCAGCGGAGGAACGCGAGAACCAAGAAGAAAGCGGGCACACAACtgttccctcctcccctgtgGCTTCAATGACCATATCTGACTCTTagtgtccccctccctgcttCTCCgattcctctttcctcttcttgtgtACGTCAACACCCCTCAACGCGTTTTGCCATTCGCTTGTTTGTGTTTGACCCGACTTGCACgtgtttttcccttcccGTGACCCTTTTCTCGTCGGTTTGTTGTTTTCATTTGACTTCATCTACTGATACCCATCTGCTGCTTTCCGACCCTCTTCTGATcgatgcagagagagagagagaacggcaTACCGTCTTGACCAGGGCACCGTTGAGAtgtgcccccacccccttctaCCCCCACGCCGCTACTTTACAGCTTTATCATGCAAGTGTGTGATTGATGACCCAGACGAAATGTTACCAAGAGCGACTGGCCCCAAGGGCCACTGAGTAGGGAAAAGGCTGAGCCAAGAACGCTgagctccctctcttcccctttctccctttcatTCTCACTCTAAAAGGGTGTTGCCATCTTGTAGAGGGTCCCCCTGCCATCTTCTTTCGGTCCTCTTCGGACCGCGAGGTACGGGGGCACGTATAGGTGCCTCTGTGTGGtggctctcttttcccctttcttaTCTTGGGGAAGATATCAGCTGATTGTACTACCTTCTCTGTGCATTCCAGTAATTCCCATACGAGCAGCCTTCATCATGTCAGCCACCGAGTGGGTCATGGTGCTCAAGTAAGGGTGGGCCCTGCACTTGCATAGAAGTTGGTCAAACGATAATGCGCAACGCTTGTACCAATCGACGTACAGAAATCGGTCTCCCCTACCTGGCGACGTCCCACACGCTTCGTGACCTCGCCCACAACTGGTTAGCAAATGAGAGGgaacgcccccccccccacaacTGAATGattgccttcttctccctcttttgcctttctctctgattTCGAACTATCCAGAGCGGGAAGTATTCACTCGAATTACCCATACAACACAGCTTCACCGCTGTTGCCGTGTTTTAGCCAGAAGCGATACTACCCTCTGTGCAGCACGCGTACAAGAGTAAGTACCATAGAGTGTACACTCCTCTGCTCCCTGACGCGGTCCAGGTATCAGCATCGTGCTCGCTTCGGTGGAGAACCGATTGGCACTCCCACGGCGCTTGCGACGAGTTCCATCATCGCTAGTACTGAGGGCGTCCGCATTACTACCTTCTATCCTACCCGCTACACGCACGCTCCCCGGACAGAGGAGCACCTCGAAAGTATCCCACGGCAACACAACCAGCCGCAACACTGCATACGGCaccccacatacacacccacacgcaagTAGTCTTTCGCACCTTCATCTTCCCCGTGTCTCTGTCGAGATGTcggagcagcgcatcacTGTCGCAGTGCGTATTCGTCCACCGATCGGGCGTGAGCGCTACGAGCCCATGTGCGTTCGCAAAGCCGACGATAACCAGACCATCACCATTACCGCCGAAGAAACGTCTGCAAACGTCAGTGGTGCTAGTACCTTTCAATTTGACTACGTCTTCGACGAGGCCGATGATCAGGTCTCCGTGTACGACGAGAGCGTCCAGGAAACGGTGGATCATGCCCTCTCGGGCTTCAACGCCACCGTCCTGACGTACGGCCAGACCGGCTCAGGTAAGACCTACACCATTCTAGGTAGCAAGTCATCGAACGGCAAAGTCACGGCAGAGTCCGGTGTCTTCATGCGAGTTTTCGATGACCTGTTCATGTACAAGGAATCTGTCAAGGAGCGAATCCACATTATCATCACCCTCTCCGCACTGGAGCTCTACGTCGAGGACGTGATGGACTTGCTATCGAACAAGAGAAAgctgaagctgcgcgagaCACCAGAGGAGACGATCACGATTGGCATCAACACAGTGGAGGTGCGCACCATGGCGGATGTCGAGCGTAACTTCGATATCGCAAACTCCTTCCGCTCCGTGACGGCCACAAAGATGAACGACACCAGTTCTCGCAGCCACGCGCTCTTCTTCATTGACCTCTTTCAAGTACAGGTGGAGAagtcgccgcagctgccagaATTATCGCAGCTCGTTGACGAAACGGGCATGTCTCTGTCGAAGGGCATTCCTGGCGTTATCAAGTCCCGTATCGCCCTCGTTGATCTCGCCGGCAGCGAACGGGTGAAGCGCTCCGGTGTCACTGGGCAGGCCATggtggaggcgcaggcaATCAATAAGTCCCTTTCCACTCTCGGGACGGTCATCAACGCCATGTATCTGCAGAATTCGCACATTCCGTTTCGCGAATCCAAACTGacgaagctgctgaagccgTGCTTTGTCGACACTAACTCGCGTCTGCTACTGATTGGGCaggtggcaccgccgtcgaACAGCGCCTCCGAGTCGCTGGGGACGCTTCGTTTCTGCGACCGTGTCAAAGGGCTCAAGGCCGGGCAGGTGATGGGCTTCAGCGACCCAGCCGCCGAGGAAGCTTTTCTGCGGTCGCGCCGCGCCAACGAGGAGCTGCTAGCCGAGATGCGCATTCTCAACGCGCAGTACTACTACGAGGTGGTGAGCGTGCGGCGCCTCGCGGCGGCCAAAGGCGTGTCCGTGGACCAGGAACGGCAGCGCGTCGTGGCTGAACTGAAGGCCGGGGCGGCAGATCTCGTGGAGCGCAAGGAgcgcgaggcgctggagaaggcggagcgcGAGGTGAATGCGCAGCGAGAtgccgaggtggagcggTTTGTGTTGCACATGAACAACCTCATCGAAGAGTACGAGCAGGTCGCCTACGCGGtcaagaaggaaaagaaggcgTTGAAGAAActgagagaggagcaggGCGCAGAGCAGGAGGCACAGCTTCATGAGGCcaagaagagcaagaagCACCGACTGAAGATGCAGGAGGCTATTGCCGAGGCACAGCAGAGCGTCGAGGCTATGGTTTGTGAGGCTGAGACACTTAATCGGCAGATCGAGGCAGTGAAGAAAGAGACTGCGGCTGGTGCGATTgacgacgtcgacgacgCTGCGCCTCCGAACAAGGCGATGAGTAGTGCGGTTGAAGAGGCCACGCACAGTCTCGTGGAGTCCTTCTACAACCACGTTGCGGAGCAAAGTCGTCTCTACTCGATGTTCGTGTCGCGTCTGTCCGCCACGAGACTGGAGCGGTCGCGGGTGCGACGGATGAAGCTAATGAGCTCCACGTTAGTGACGGAGGGTACCCTACTCTACGACCTGATTGCT
It encodes the following:
- a CDS encoding kinesin, putative (TriTrypDB/GeneDB-style sysID: LpmP.30.1480) — translated: MSEQRITVAVRIRPPIGRERYEPMCVRKADDNQTITITAEETSANVSGASTFQFDYVFDEADDQVSVYDESVQETVDHALSGFNATVLTYGQTGSGKTYTILGSKSSNGKVTAESGVFMRVFDDLFMYKESVKERIHIIITLSALELYVEDVMDLLSNKRKLKLRETPEETITIGINTVEVRTMADVERNFDIANSFRSVTATKMNDTSSRSHALFFIDLFQVQVEKSPQLPELSQLVDETGMSLSKGIPGVIKSRIALVDLAGSERVKRSGVTGQAMVEAQAINKSLSTLGTVINAMYLQNSHIPFRESKLTKLLKPCFVDTNSRLLLIGQVAPPSNSASESLGTLRFCDRVKGLKAGQVMGFSDPAAEEAFLRSRRANEELLAEMRILNAQYYYEVVSVRRLAAAKGVSVDQERQRVVAELKAGAADLVERKEREALEKAEREVNAQRDAEVERFVLHMNNLIEEYEQVAYAVKKEKKALKKLREEQGAEQEAQLHEAKKSKKHRLKMQEAIAEAQQSVEAMVCEAETLNRQIEAVKKETAAGAIDDVDDAAPPNKAMSSAVEEATHSLVESFYNHVAEQSRLYSMFVSRLSATRLERSRVRRMKLMSSTLVTEGTLLYDLIAFLVERAVDVSEGNALPGAKWGWFDVDGLSRRLLCGDEMYPPMLPSEFEQLDAEAQPCHEEPHKVTFLSSDESDGENSHHAAESRRIRQIRDAAASAKAENLHALRSNDMEGRGHGSSSGGSSDGDSDAGRSSGKGSAPASAPHGHQSEWMDGQLVRGTPPPDAALAVADTAEDAPPVAIKSDGRSKKKDAISADSGAAGVTSSSEKNGAVAASAAQPPKTRSGRHDKARNVAPTVAAASDGSASDAFGDESSGTEASSSPSESDGEDESAAARKAHKKKEREAACIARDIDEDELPVDAPNPSYQEKDSRALMKVYDSPTLVQDLIRFLRSGSRMTKHCRRGKPHQRIFWVSTQRGKRELFWKEPDSRSADYSCIQLSDVSFIQLGCFGKVFSRHRIPPTDPAFFRAFTIGLKHGGRTVDIVAETLPDYEAWVVGLSHLVAVDPVWGGKIDLTLEVGTDRLTYFESSVCEANYIHPLEYLELKRRVQYVAKRTMQVMAECGNDTVRAQAILGGIHPPAVNGNCAVYMTKGEMRFLLADTFDIIRVSRLWMLFQQMNLVYDDNFTPATAFGITQRES